The proteins below come from a single Eucalyptus grandis isolate ANBG69807.140 chromosome 3, ASM1654582v1, whole genome shotgun sequence genomic window:
- the LOC104436905 gene encoding umecyanin has product MSRSERFECDQTNPSLPLIWVFDFDSSDNDVGDVTKEDYDACNTDSPFTVLSTSPANYSLDTAGDYYFLCTTAGHCSQGQKLAITVTEPPSGPTSSPPGSPPPPSPTTGATTSPPSVGSSLGIARLVLLVSILMGLLC; this is encoded by the exons ATGTCAAGAAGTGAAAGGTTTGAATGTGATCAGACCAATCCATCTCTGCCCCTGATCTGGG TGTTCGATTTCGACTCGAGCGACAACGACGTTGGGGACGTGACCAAGGAAGACTATGACGCCTGCAACACCGACTCCCCATTCACAGTCCTGTCCACTTCTCCGGCTAATTACTCCCTGGATACCGCCGGCGACTATTACTTCCTCTGCACCACCGCAGGCCACTGCTCCCAGGGTCAAAAGCTGGCCATCACCGTCACGGAGCCTCCAAGTGGCCCGACCTCCAGCCCGCCGGGATCCCCACCACCGCCATCCCCCACCACTGGCGCGACCACATCTCCGCCAAGTGTTGGCTCGTCTCTCGGTATTGCACGTCTAGTCCTGCTTGTGTCCATTCTCATGGGCTTATTGTGTTAG